A window from bacterium encodes these proteins:
- a CDS encoding PAS domain-containing sensor histidine kinase, with the protein MHPLHSHPASTTTLAPAASTFWQSAAPAPEQALSLGALCEALPEAVCCVDEDLIVRHWNHAMARLVGVTRKQALQKPVFSLVPSSFEQGLRGELQRLFESAHSDREENAKSPLQLQGEFQQCHGNGPSFTFRYHLSALPAAGGQRLAMLALSEIPQGRILRKQHQLLEQLLLLGKLNTSVAHELAGALDVICHRLDDILGMATQSGNHELEAGLHDIITQIYRISYLTNNMVSLARDASAHLVALDLNDAILEALALLQQTMNHEVLCTMVLAPNLPPITGDAILLQVALQNLLKYAIMAAGEDAVPKMQTEPQPNGEGVVIRLEDRGAPLEAETLERFFDPVFNAEKFGLGVGLGLFLSRRIIEAHHGEIAVRPHEAHGSEIIISFPSARR; encoded by the coding sequence ATGCACCCTTTGCACTCGCATCCCGCTTCAACCACCACGCTTGCTCCCGCTGCTTCCACCTTTTGGCAATCCGCCGCCCCGGCGCCGGAGCAGGCACTATCGCTCGGCGCCCTCTGCGAAGCGCTGCCGGAAGCCGTCTGCTGTGTCGATGAAGATCTGATCGTGCGGCATTGGAATCACGCCATGGCGCGGCTGGTGGGAGTGACGCGCAAGCAAGCGCTGCAGAAGCCGGTGTTCTCGCTGGTGCCGAGCAGTTTCGAGCAGGGTTTGCGGGGGGAGTTGCAGCGCTTGTTTGAAAGCGCGCACAGTGACCGGGAGGAAAACGCGAAGTCGCCGCTGCAACTGCAGGGCGAATTTCAACAGTGCCACGGCAACGGTCCGAGCTTCACCTTCCGCTATCATCTCAGCGCGCTGCCGGCGGCGGGCGGGCAGCGCCTGGCCATGCTGGCGTTGAGTGAAATACCCCAGGGCCGGATTCTGCGCAAGCAGCATCAACTGCTCGAACAGCTTCTGCTGCTGGGCAAGCTCAACACCAGCGTGGCGCACGAGCTGGCGGGCGCGCTCGACGTGATCTGCCACCGCCTCGATGACATCCTGGGGATGGCGACGCAGAGCGGTAATCACGAACTGGAAGCGGGCCTGCACGACATCATCACGCAAATCTACCGCATCAGCTACCTCACCAACAACATGGTCAGCCTGGCGCGCGATGCCTCCGCTCATCTCGTCGCGCTCGACCTCAACGACGCCATTCTGGAGGCACTCGCCCTGCTGCAACAAACCATGAATCATGAAGTGTTGTGCACCATGGTGCTCGCCCCCAACTTGCCGCCCATCACCGGCGATGCGATTCTGCTGCAGGTGGCGCTGCAGAACCTGCTGAAATACGCGATCATGGCCGCCGGTGAAGACGCCGTCCCCAAAATGCAAACCGAACCGCAGCCCAACGGTGAAGGAGTGGTGATCCGCCTGGAAGACCGCGGCGCCCCCCTCGAGGCCGAAACGCTCGAGCGTTTTTTCGATCCGGTGTTCAATGCGGAGAAATTCGGCTTGGGGGTGGGCTTGGGGCTTTTCCTGAGCCGGAGGATCATCGAAGCGCATCACGGCGAGATCGCCGTGCGTCCTCACGAAGCGCACGGCTCGGAAATCATCATTTCGTTTCCGTCGGCGCGGCGTTGA
- a CDS encoding glycosyltransferase family 2 protein codes for MNENAAESPAMTKSMTPGAPRLSVIIITQNEAHLLGDCLASAAFADEIIIVDGESRDETQALCRAFAAAQAQPGGAQVRWFVRPWPGFAAQKQFALEQATGDWVLSLDSDERITPALAAEIRSVLQNPTAADGYYLPRLSTFLGKFMRHGGWYPGYQLRLFRAARARLINTHAHEGFAVTGTLAHLQHDLLHYTHRTLEESLARMNRYSSLEALDRAGRRVHWWDFFFRPLAAFWNKYVAKQGWRDGQHGLVLALVTAMVKLALYLKLWEAQHNAGAQTDARLNAAPTETK; via the coding sequence ATGAATGAAAATGCCGCAGAGTCACCAGCAATGACCAAGAGCATGACGCCGGGCGCGCCCCGGCTTTCAGTGATCATCATCACCCAGAATGAGGCGCATCTGTTGGGCGACTGCCTGGCGAGCGCGGCCTTTGCCGATGAGATCATCATTGTGGATGGCGAAAGCAGGGATGAGACGCAGGCGCTGTGCCGTGCATTCGCCGCCGCGCAAGCACAACCAGGCGGCGCGCAGGTGCGCTGGTTCGTCAGGCCCTGGCCGGGTTTTGCCGCGCAAAAGCAGTTTGCCCTCGAGCAAGCCACCGGCGATTGGGTCCTGAGCCTCGATTCCGACGAGCGCATCACGCCCGCGCTCGCCGCCGAGATTCGATCGGTTCTCCAGAACCCAACGGCGGCGGACGGCTATTACCTTCCCCGCTTGAGCACGTTTTTGGGAAAATTCATGCGGCATGGCGGCTGGTATCCCGGTTATCAACTGCGCTTGTTTCGCGCCGCCCGCGCGCGGCTGATCAACACGCATGCGCATGAGGGCTTTGCAGTGACGGGAACGCTGGCTCATCTGCAGCACGACCTGCTGCACTACACCCATCGCACGCTGGAAGAAAGCCTGGCGCGCATGAATCGCTACAGCTCGCTGGAAGCATTGGATCGCGCCGGCCGGCGCGTGCATTGGTGGGATTTTTTCTTCCGGCCGCTGGCGGCGTTTTGGAACAAATACGTCGCCAAGCAGGGCTGGCGCGATGGCCAGCACGGCCTGGTCCTGGCGTTGGTGACGGCGATGGTGAAACTCGCGCTGTATTTGAAGCTGTGGGAAGCCCAGCACAACGCCGGCGCCCAGACGGACGCACGCCTCAACGCCGCGCCGACGGAAACGAAATGA
- the waaF gene encoding lipopolysaccharide heptosyltransferase II, whose protein sequence is MPPSGGFKKILVIKLRAIGDVILATPVLDNLAAALPGAVIDFLTEPPAAPLVQHHPAVHDLIVLERNPPGWRKQLALLRDLRRRRYDLVIDLFGNPRSALLAFGTRAAVRVGYKFRVRRFAYNHLVTPRGDQVHEVEFNLDALRSLGLPLVTKALRVEVAAGAQEEINAWWHKQEFDRSRPVIGLNASGGWYTKRWPLAAFAALGDRLATARAAQIILLWGNRQEREEAAAILEMMQSPALLAPPTSLMQSAALLARLRLLVSNDSGPLHLAAAMQTPVVGIYGPTRPDLQGPWGEGHQIVRQEGLACLGCNGVACRIKTHDCMQKLEVEQVLAAVQRCLSSRRGAAEAQGGRAAAE, encoded by the coding sequence ATGCCACCCAGCGGCGGTTTCAAAAAAATTCTGGTCATCAAGCTGCGCGCCATCGGCGACGTGATTCTGGCCACGCCGGTGCTGGATAATCTGGCCGCAGCGCTGCCCGGCGCCGTGATCGATTTTCTCACCGAACCGCCGGCCGCTCCCCTGGTGCAGCATCATCCGGCCGTGCATGATTTGATCGTGCTCGAGCGCAATCCGCCGGGCTGGCGCAAGCAACTGGCCCTGCTGCGCGATTTGCGCCGGCGGCGTTATGACCTGGTGATCGACCTGTTCGGCAATCCACGCAGCGCGCTACTGGCCTTCGGCACGCGCGCCGCCGTGCGGGTGGGCTACAAATTTCGCGTCCGCCGCTTCGCTTACAATCATCTCGTCACCCCGCGCGGGGATCAGGTGCATGAAGTCGAATTCAATCTTGATGCGTTGCGCAGTCTGGGGCTTCCCCTCGTCACCAAGGCGTTGCGCGTGGAGGTGGCGGCCGGCGCACAGGAAGAAATCAACGCATGGTGGCACAAGCAGGAATTCGATCGCAGCCGGCCGGTGATCGGTTTGAACGCTTCCGGCGGATGGTACACGAAGCGCTGGCCGCTGGCGGCATTCGCGGCGCTCGGCGACCGTCTGGCAACCGCGAGAGCGGCACAGATCATCCTGTTGTGGGGCAACCGGCAGGAACGCGAGGAGGCCGCGGCGATCCTGGAGATGATGCAATCGCCGGCGTTGCTGGCGCCGCCGACGAGTTTGATGCAATCCGCCGCGCTGCTGGCGCGCTTGCGTCTGCTCGTTTCCAATGACTCCGGGCCGCTGCATTTGGCCGCTGCCATGCAGACGCCGGTGGTGGGCATCTATGGCCCCACGCGCCCGGATTTGCAAGGTCCCTGGGGTGAAGGCCATCAAATTGTGCGGCAGGAAGGTTTGGCTTGTCTCGGCTGCAACGGCGTGGCGTGCCGGATCAAGACACATGATTGCATGCAAAAGCTGGAGGTGGAACAGGTGCTGGCGGCGGTGCAGAGATGCCTGTCATCGCGCAGGGGCGCGGCGGAGGCGCAAGGTGGCCGGGCTGCAGCGGAATGA
- a CDS encoding fibronectin type III domain-containing protein, with amino-acid sequence MIRNEGAQAVIHQGDLDYDHNPAGWDQMINDHLGANFPYFVSIGDADKDEWDGPSGYQARLEARLQRIGIPWSGTLGLKSSLSFNGLFIILSGVDIRETGHDAYIRQQLAADNSIWRIVSWHKNMRLMQVVNKTDETGWGVYEESRLGGAIIATGHAHSYSRTHLLSSMQNQTIASTANTLHIEKGKTFVFVHEIGGHGIRSQELSGSWWASIYTRSQNAEYGALFGVFHYQGQPNKAYFYMKNLRGEIIDSFTVISHVNEQPSTPSLHLTIPNGGEIWEIGTTRTLNWTSTNFSNPVKLEYSVNDGSAWTTIAANESNDGVYAWTIAAPASTQARVRVSDAADGDPSDLSDNSFTLTDIPFTPTALSATATSSSNITLNWTDHSGIEDGYKIERKTGAGGSYSQIAVAGANATSYSDNGLAANTTYFYRVRASAGGGDSDYSNEANATTWATAQPPAAPGNLTATAVSSSQINLLWQDNSSNETGFEIDRATTSGGPYTQITTTGANVTTYSNTGLSPNTTYYYRVRATNAAGDSDNSNEAFATTQSPPPPPAAPTNLTANAVSSSQINLAWQDNSSDETGFEIDRATTSGGPYTQIATTGANVTTYSNTGLSPNTTYYYRVRATNVAGDSPNSNEASAMTLAAPAGNLALNKPATASSTYSSFAASRAVDGTSSGSSYWRSATVSKPAPNTWLRVDLGAAFDLTRAVIRWKENYFASRYRFQISNSGGNSDGDWTTVYTNNAGTAGTQDVTFSSPFAARYFRIRMDQNNKANNQVYELECYAGGAAKAGLPLESGAAAISEAGNQLDLLHVYPNPFNPATVIAYVVPEESHVTLKVYNLAGQEVVVLVEGNLPAGRYHATFHAGHLPSGLYFTVLQAGTARQARRLVLMK; translated from the coding sequence ATGATCCGTAACGAAGGCGCGCAAGCGGTGATTCACCAGGGCGATCTCGACTATGATCACAATCCCGCCGGTTGGGATCAAATGATCAACGATCATCTCGGCGCCAATTTCCCCTACTTTGTTTCAATCGGCGACGCTGACAAAGACGAATGGGACGGGCCGTCCGGCTATCAAGCCAGACTGGAAGCCCGCCTGCAGCGCATCGGCATTCCCTGGAGCGGCACGCTCGGCCTCAAATCATCGCTCTCCTTCAACGGATTGTTCATCATCCTGTCGGGGGTCGATATTCGCGAAACCGGACATGACGCCTACATTCGCCAGCAACTGGCAGCCGACAACTCCATCTGGCGAATCGTGAGCTGGCACAAGAACATGCGGCTGATGCAGGTGGTCAACAAAACCGATGAAACCGGCTGGGGCGTTTACGAGGAGTCACGCCTCGGCGGCGCCATCATCGCCACCGGCCATGCCCACAGCTACAGCCGCACCCACTTGCTCAGCAGCATGCAAAACCAAACCATCGCCAGCACTGCCAACACGCTGCACATTGAGAAGGGCAAGACGTTCGTGTTCGTGCACGAAATCGGCGGACACGGCATTCGTTCGCAAGAATTGTCCGGCAGTTGGTGGGCAAGCATCTATACCCGCAGCCAAAACGCGGAGTACGGCGCCTTGTTCGGCGTTTTTCATTACCAGGGACAACCCAACAAAGCTTACTTCTACATGAAGAATCTGCGCGGCGAGATCATCGACAGCTTCACGGTGATCAGCCACGTCAATGAACAACCCAGCACGCCCAGCCTGCACCTGACGATCCCCAATGGCGGGGAGATCTGGGAAATCGGCACCACGCGCACGCTGAACTGGACCAGCACCAACTTTTCCAACCCGGTCAAGCTGGAATACTCCGTAAACGACGGATCAGCGTGGACCACGATTGCCGCCAACGAAAGCAACGACGGCGTCTACGCCTGGACCATCGCGGCCCCGGCTTCCACCCAGGCGCGCGTGCGCGTGTCCGATGCCGCCGATGGCGATCCCAGCGATCTCAGCGACAACTCTTTCACGCTCACCGACATCCCATTTACACCCACGGCGTTGTCTGCGACGGCCACCAGCAGCAGCAACATCACTCTCAACTGGACTGATCATTCCGGCATCGAAGACGGCTACAAAATCGAACGTAAGACCGGCGCGGGCGGCAGCTACAGCCAGATCGCCGTGGCCGGCGCCAATGCCACGAGCTATTCCGACAACGGTCTGGCTGCGAACACCACCTACTTCTATCGCGTGCGCGCCAGCGCCGGCGGCGGGGATTCGGATTACTCCAACGAGGCCAATGCGACCACCTGGGCAACGGCGCAACCGCCGGCAGCGCCGGGCAATCTCACCGCCACCGCAGTGAGTAGCAGCCAGATCAACCTTCTCTGGCAGGATAATTCCAGTAACGAAACCGGCTTTGAAATCGATCGCGCCACCACTTCCGGCGGGCCGTACACGCAGATCACCACCACCGGCGCGAATGTCACGACCTATTCGAACACGGGCTTGTCGCCCAACACAACCTATTACTATCGTGTGCGTGCCACCAATGCCGCGGGCGATTCGGACAATTCCAACGAAGCTTTCGCCACCACGCAATCGCCACCCCCACCGCCCGCGGCGCCCACCAACTTGACGGCGAATGCGGTGAGCAGCAGTCAAATCAATCTCGCCTGGCAGGACAACTCCAGTGACGAAACCGGATTCGAAATCGATCGCGCCACCACTTCCGGCGGGCCGTACACGCAGATCGCCACCACCGGCGCGAATGTCACGACCTATTCGAACACGGGTTTGTCGCCCAATACAACCTACTACTACCGCGTGCGCGCCACCAATGTCGCGGGCGACTCGCCAAATTCGAATGAAGCTTCAGCGATGACATTGGCTGCACCCGCTGGCAATTTAGCTTTAAACAAGCCGGCAACGGCCTCCAGCACCTACAGTTCCTTTGCGGCCAGCCGCGCGGTGGATGGCACCAGTTCCGGTTCATCATATTGGCGCAGCGCGACGGTGAGCAAGCCGGCGCCGAACACCTGGCTGCGCGTCGACCTGGGTGCGGCATTCGACCTGACACGCGCGGTGATCCGATGGAAAGAGAACTACTTTGCCAGCAGGTATCGCTTTCAAATTTCCAACAGCGGCGGCAACAGCGACGGCGACTGGACGACGGTTTACACCAACAATGCCGGTACGGCCGGCACGCAGGATGTGACATTCAGTTCGCCTTTTGCGGCGCGCTATTTCCGTATTCGCATGGATCAAAACAACAAGGCCAACAACCAAGTCTACGAACTGGAATGCTATGCCGGCGGCGCGGCCAAGGCTGGCTTGCCGCTGGAAAGCGGGGCAGCGGCGATCAGTGAAGCCGGCAATCAACTCGATTTGCTGCACGTTTACCCCAATCCCTTCAATCCTGCCACCGTGATTGCTTATGTCGTGCCCGAGGAGTCACACGTTACCCTCAAAGTTTACAATCTTGCCGGACAAGAGGTGGTGGTGTTGGTGGAGGGCAACCTGCCGGCCGGCCGTTATCATGCGACTTTCCACGCCGGCCATTTGCCCAGCGGGCTCTATTTCACGGTTTTGCAGGCGGGCACAGCCAGGCAGGCGAGGCGGCTCGTTTTGATGAAGTAG
- a CDS encoding PKD domain-containing protein: MTGAPAAEFIASSTSGNAPFTVNFTDQSTGNPTSWAWDFGDGGTSTAQNPAHTYNVAGDYTVILTASNDCGSTVETKTNYIHVDPCIPPAAAFIASSTSGNAPFTVNFTDQSTGSPTSWAWDFGDGGTSTAQNPAHTYTAAGDYTVTLTATSSCDSDTETKTAYIHVDPCLPPAAEFIASSTSGNAPFTVNFTDQSTGNPTSWAWDFGDGGTSTAQNPSHTYTAAGDYTVTLTATSSCDSDTETKTAYIHVDPCLPPAAEFIASSTSGNAPFTVNFTDQSTGNPTSWAWDFGDGGTSTAQNPAHTYTAAGDYTVTLTATSSCDSDTETKTAYIHVDPCLPPAAEFIASSTSGNAPFTVNFTDQSTGSPTSWAWDFGDGGTSTAQNPAHTYTAAGDYTVTLTATSSCDSDVETKAAYIHVDPCLPPAAEFIASSTSGNAPLTVNFTDQSTGSPTSWAWDFGDGGTSTAQNPSHTYTAAGDYTVTLTATSSCDSDVETKANYITVTNVPTGNLALSEPATASSTYSSYAPSRAVDGSTTSYWRSANVTKSTPNTWLAVDLGSAFSLTRAVIRWKENYFARRYRFQISNSGGSSDGEWTTVYTNNAGAAGSQNVTFTSPFAARYFRVRMDQNNKANNQVFELECYAGAAKISAGENDFAATASPAELVLEQNYPNPFNPTTLISFRLPAEGEFSLTIYSTNGQLIKRLAGGWLAAGRHRFEWDATDENGRRVASGVYLYLLQAGEFAVQRKLLLMK, translated from the coding sequence GTGACCGGCGCGCCAGCAGCAGAATTCATCGCGTCATCGACTTCCGGCAATGCGCCGTTCACGGTGAATTTCACCGATCAATCCACTGGCAATCCCACTTCCTGGGCGTGGGATTTCGGTGATGGCGGCACCTCGACCGCGCAGAATCCTGCGCATACGTACAATGTCGCTGGTGACTACACCGTGATCCTGACCGCCAGCAATGATTGCGGCTCGACAGTTGAAACGAAAACCAACTACATTCACGTTGATCCGTGCATTCCGCCTGCAGCAGCATTCATCGCGTCCTCGACTTCCGGCAATGCGCCCTTCACCGTGAATTTCACCGATCAATCCACCGGCAGTCCCACTTCCTGGGCGTGGGATTTTGGCGATGGTGGCACCTCGACCGCGCAGAATCCTGCGCATACCTACACTGCTGCCGGCGATTATACCGTGACGCTCACCGCCACCAGTAGCTGTGACTCTGATACAGAAACCAAGACTGCCTACATTCACGTTGATCCGTGCCTGCCGCCAGCAGCAGAGTTCATCGCGTCATCGACCTCGGGCAATGCGCCGTTCACCGTGAATTTCACCGATCAATCCACCGGCAATCCCACTTCCTGGGCGTGGGATTTCGGCGATGGCGGCACTTCGACTGCGCAGAATCCCTCGCATACCTACACTGCTGCCGGCGATTACACCGTGACCCTCACCGCCACCAGTAGCTGTGACTCTGATACAGAAACCAAGACTGCCTACATTCACGTTGATCCGTGCCTGCCGCCAGCAGCAGAGTTCATCGCGTCATCGACCTCGGGCAATGCGCCGTTCACCGTGAATTTCACCGATCAATCCACCGGCAATCCCACTTCCTGGGCGTGGGATTTCGGCGATGGCGGCACTTCGACCGCGCAGAATCCCGCGCATACCTACACTGCTGCCGGCGATTACACCGTGACCCTCACCGCCACCAGTAGCTGTGACTCTGATACAGAAACCAAGACTGCCTACATTCACGTTGATCCGTGCCTGCCGCCAGCAGCAGAATTCATCGCGTCCTCGACTTCCGGCAATGCGCCGTTCACCGTGAATTTCACCGATCAATCCACCGGCAGTCCCACTTCCTGGGCGTGGGATTTCGGTGATGGCGGCACCTCGACCGCGCAGAATCCTGCGCATACGTACACTGCTGCCGGCGATTACACCGTGACGCTCACCGCCACCAGCAGCTGCGACTCTGACGTGGAAACCAAGGCTGCCTACATTCACGTCGATCCGTGCCTGCCGCCAGCAGCAGAATTCATCGCGTCCTCGACCTCCGGCAATGCGCCGCTCACGGTGAATTTCACCGATCAATCCACCGGCAGTCCCACTTCCTGGGCGTGGGATTTCGGCGATGGCGGCACCTCGACCGCGCAGAATCCCTCGCATACCTACACTGCTGCCGGCGATTACACCGTGACGCTCACCGCCACCAGTAGCTGTGACTCTGACGTGGAAACCAAGGCGAACTACATCACGGTGACAAATGTGCCGACGGGCAATTTGGCACTGAGCGAACCGGCGACGGCCTCCAGCACCTATAGTTCCTACGCGCCCAGCCGCGCAGTGGATGGCAGCACGACTTCCTACTGGCGCAGCGCCAACGTGACCAAATCAACTCCCAACACCTGGCTGGCCGTTGATCTGGGCTCGGCATTCAGCCTGACGCGCGCGGTAATCCGCTGGAAGGAAAACTACTTCGCGCGGCGGTATCGCTTTCAAATCTCCAACAGCGGCGGCAGCAGCGACGGCGAATGGACGACGGTCTACACCAACAACGCCGGCGCCGCCGGTTCGCAGAACGTGACTTTCACCTCCCCCTTCGCGGCGCGCTATTTCCGCGTGCGCATGGATCAGAACAACAAGGCGAACAATCAGGTTTTCGAGCTGGAGTGCTATGCCGGCGCAGCCAAGATCAGCGCCGGCGAGAACGACTTTGCCGCAACCGCAAGTCCGGCCGAGCTTGTGCTCGAGCAGAATTATCCCAACCCCTTCAATCCGACGACGCTGATCAGCTTCCGCTTGCCGGCAGAAGGCGAATTCTCGCTCACCATCTACAGTACCAATGGTCAGTTGATCAAACGCCTGGCCGGAGGCTGGCTCGCTGCTGGCCGGCATCGTTTCGAATGGGACGCCACCGATGAAAACGGCCGGCGCGTCGCGAGCGGGGTGTATCTCTACCTGCTGCAAGCCGGTGAATTTGCCGTGCAGCGCAAGCTCTTGTTGATGAAGTGA